In Lapillicoccus jejuensis, the DNA window AGGAGTAGAGGTCGGGGTCCTCGCGCGCGCACCCGGGGACCCAGTCCACCGCGACGCCCGCGCGCACGAGCTGGTCGACGACGCCGGCGGCGACGTCGACCGCGGGGGTGCCGGTCCACGACACCGTCGCCGACACCGGGCTGCGCCGCGCGGCGGCCGCGACCATCTCCTGCGGCACCTCGTAGCAGCGTCCGCACACCGCCGGACCGACGACGGCCCGCAGGTCGCGGGCGCCGAGGTCGCGCAGCGCGCCGACCGTCTCGCCGACGACCCCGTCGGTCATCCCCGGGCGGCCGGCGTGCACGGCGGCGGCGACCCCGGCCACGGGGTCGACGAGCAGCACCGGCGTGCAGTCGGCGACGAGCGCGGCCAGCGCGACGTCGCCGCGGGTCGTCACGACCGCGTCGCAGGCGGGCGGGTCGCCCTCCCACGGCCCGTCGACCCGGACGACGCGGGTGCCGTGGCACTGGGCCATGAAGATCAGCCGCGGGGGCGGGACGTCGTACGTCGCCGCGACCGCGGACCGGTTCGCGGCGACGGCCGCCGGGTCGTCGCCGACCGCGCCGCCGAGGTTGAGGGCGTCGTACGGCGGCGCGCTGACCCCGCCGCGGCGGGTCGTGAACCCCCACCGGTAGCCCCACGCGCCCTCCACCCCCGGGGCGACCACCCGCTCGCCGCGCAGCGGCACGGGTGGCCGGACCCCGGGCACGGCGGTCCTACTTGAGGAAGTCGGGGACGTCGAGGTCGTCGCCGTCCTCGAACGTCACCGTGCGCGGCGGGCTCTGCGCCGGCTGCTGGGCCGGCGCGGGCTGCTGGGCGGGCGCCGGCTGCGGGGTCTGCTGGGGGGACTGCTGGGGGGACTGCTGCGGTGCCGCCTGCGCGGGGGCCTGCTGGTACGACGGCTGCGGCGCGGCCTGCTGGAAGGAGGGTCGCGGGGCCGCCGGGCCACCGGTGGGGGCGGTCGGTGCGGGCTGGCCGGCCGGCCCGGACGGGCTGGTCGAGCGCGGCGCCGGGGTGCCCTGGATGGTGCCCAGCGCGCCGTCGTTGCGCTTGGTCGGGCCACCGCCGTCGAAGCCGGCCGCGATGACCGTGACCCGCACCTCGTCGCCGAGGGCGTCGTCGATGACCGTGCCGAAGATGATGTTGGCCTCGGGGTGCGCGGCCTCCTGGACGAGGCGGGCGGCCTCGTTGATCTCGAACAGCCCGAGGTCGGAGCCGCCGGAGATCGACAGCAGGACGCCGTGGGCGCCGTCGATGCTCGCCTCGAGCAGCGGCGAGGAGATGGCCAGCTCGGCGGCCTGGACGGCGCGGTCGTCGCCGCGGGCCGAGCCGATGCCCATGAGGGCCGAGCCCGCGCCCTGCATGACCGACTTGACGTCGGCGAAGTCGAGGTTGATCAGACCCGGGGTGGTGATGAGGTCGGTGATGCCCTGGACACCGGAGAGCAGCACCTGGTCGGCGCTGCGGAAGGCGTCCATCATCGAGACGTTGCGGTCGCTGATCGACAGCAGCCGATCGTTGGGGATGACGATGAGGGTGTCGACCTCCTCGCGCAGGCTGGCGATGCCGGACTCGGCCTGGTTGGCCCGCCGACGGCCCTCGAAGGTGAACGGGCGGGTGACGACGCCGATGGTCAGGGCGCCGAGGTTGCGGGCGATCCTCGCGACGACGGGGGCACCACCGGTGCCGGTGCCACCGCCCTCGCCGGCGGTGACGAAGACCATGTCGGCCCCCTTGAGGACCTCCTCGATCTCCTCCTGGTGGTCCTCGGCGGCGCGGCGCCCGACCTCGGGGTCGGCGCCCGCACCGAGGCCGCGGGTGGCCTCGCGGCCGACGTCGAGCTTGACGTCGGCGTCGCTCATCAGCAGCGCCTGGGCGTCGGTGTTGATGGCGATGAACTCGACGCCCTTGAGGCCCACGTCGATCATCCGGTTGATCGCGTTGACACCTCCACCGCCGATGCCGACGACCTTGATGACGGCGAGGTAGTTGTGCGGGTCTGCAGCCACGATGGGGCCTTCCTGCGGTGTGCGAGGCGGAGTCGAGAGTCTTGACGTCTACTGGAGGTCGACACCGGCGCGGGGGGTCCGCGCACGACGTGTCCGCCCGACCGTATGCCGCGGGCCCGTGCGGGCCCAAGTCGTGGCCCGGCGTGTCCTGCACCTGCAGGCGAGATCGACCCCCGTGATGGTACCGGTGTGACGGACGGGGTCCGTGGGGCCCCCGGGACCTCGACCCGACGACCTCAGGTCGTGGTCGGGGTGTCCGGCGCGGAGACGTCGACGGTGGCCGGCTTCGTCCCGAGGAGGATCTGCAGGACCCGCGCCTTCTTCGGCCCGTCGGCGGGCCCGCCCCAGCGGACCGTCACGTCGCCGAGCTGGAAGGAGACGGCGTCGGCGCTCGCGACGGTCATCCCGGTGACCTGGCGACGCAGGTCGGCGGGCAGGACCTGGAGGACCCCGGCGGCGGCGCGCAGCCCCTGCGGGTCGGGCGAGGCGCTGCTGGAGGTCACGAGCGGCACCCCGGCAGGGACCGCGGCGACCTGCTCGTACGGCGACCCGGTGGTGTCGACCACGCGCAGCGTCCCGTCGGGCAGCCGGACCGCGAGGGCCGGCGTCTTGCGGGTGACGGCCACCGTCACGGTCCCCGGCCAGGACCGGGTCACCTCGACGCTCGCGACGGTGGCGATCTCCCCGACCCGGCGCGCGGCGCCCGCGGTGTCGACGCGGGCGAGCGGGGTGCCGTCGGGGACGTCGGCCGCGGCGAGGACCGCGGCGGTCTCGCCCGCGTCGGTGAGCCCGGTGACCCGGACCTCGCGGACGGCGAGCACCGGCCCGAGGGCGAGCAGCCAGACGAGGCCGAGCAGCACCGCGAGGACGAGCAGCCCCCACCCGGCGAGCCGCCACGGGCGGCGGCGGGCCCGGGCCGTGCGGCGCTCGAAGCGGGCCCGGCTGGAGGCGACGCCGCGCGCGGCGCGGCCTGCGGTCCGGCGCCCTGCGCCCGGGCCGTCGCCCCCCGTCCCGGACGGGGTCCGTCGTGTCGTGCGCACGCTCATGCGCTCCCCTCCCCTGCCTCGTCGGACGGCGCGGTCCCGTCCCGCGGCTCGCGCTCGGCGAGGGCCAGCAGGACCTCCGGGCCGACCATCGTCACGTCACCGGCCCCGACCGTGAGGACGAGGTCGCCCGGGCGGACGAGCTCGACGACGAGCGGCGCGACGTGCACCCACGACGGCTCGTAGACGACCTGCGGACCGGGCTGCCCGGCGCGCGCGGCCGCGTGACCGACCGCGTCGGCGACCAGCGCCCCGGAGACGCCGGGCACCGGGTCCTCGCGGGCCGCGTAGACGTCCATGAGGACGACCGCGTCGGCGGGCACGAGCGCGGCGCCGAGCTCGGCGGCGAAGTCGCGCGTGCGCGAGTAGAGGTGCGGCTGGAAGACGACGACGAGCCGCGCGGTCCCGCCCCGCTCGCGGGCCTCGTCGACGAGCCGGCGACCGGTCGTCACGACGGCGGCCAGCTTGCCCGGGTTGTGGGCGTAGTCGTCGACGACCTGCACCCCGGCGGCGGTGCCGCGCGGCTCGAAGCGGCGCCGGGTGCCGGCGAAGGAGGCCAGCCCGGCGAGGACGACGGCGGGGTCCTCCCCCAGCCCGGCGACCGCGGCGCCGTACGCGCCGGCGGCGTTGAGGACGTTGTGGTGACCGGGGACGGCGAGGACGAGAGGGCTCGACCTCCCGTCGAGGGTGAGGGTCGCCCGGGAGGCCAGACCGTCGTGGCGGACGTCGGTGACCCGCAGGTCGGCGTCCGGCGCCTCGCCGTACCCGACGACCCGCAGGCCGCGGCCCCGGGCGTGCTCGGCGAGCGCCCGGGCGCCCGGGTCGTCGACGCAGGCGACGAGCAGCCCGTCGCTGGCGATGGTGTCGACGAAGGCCCGGTAGGCCTCCTCGACCGTGGCGAGGTCGCCGTAGAAGTCGAGGTGGTCGGCCTGGACGCTGGTGACGACGGCCACCTGCGGGCGGTAGCAGAGGAACGAGCCGTCCGACTCGTCGGCCTCGACGACGAAGACGTCGCCGGTGCCGCGGTGCGCGTTGGTGCCGAGGGCGGTCAGCTCCCCGCCGAGCGCGAAGGACGGGTCGAGGCTGCCCGCCTGGAGGGCGACGACGAGCAGCGACGTCGTCGTCGTCTTGCCGTTGGCGCCGGCGACGGCGACCCCGCGCGCGCCGACCATCGTCGAGGCGAGGCCCTGCGCGCGGTGCAGCACCCGCAGGCCGCGCTCGCGGGCGGCGGCGAGCTCGACGTTGCCGTCGCGCACCGCCGAGGAGACGACGACGGTGTCGGCGCCGTCGACGTGGCTCGCGTCGTGCCCGACCCAGACCTGCGCGCCCTCGTGCTCGAGGGCGGTGAGCAGCGCCGACCCGCGGGCGTCGGACCCGCTGACGGGCACCCCGGAGGTGAGCATGACCCGGGCGACGCCGGACATCCCCGCCCCGCCGATGGCGATGAAGTGGACCCGGCCCAGGTCCGCGGCCGGCGGCACGGGGGCGGTGAAGTCGAAGCGGGTGGCGGGCAGCGTCACGACCGGCCCCCCGCGAAGGCCTCGTGGACGAGGTCGGCGAGGGCGTCGTCCGCCCCCCGCCGGCCCACCGACGCGGCGGCGGCCGCCATCGCGGCGACCCGCCCGGCGTCGCCCGCGAGCGGGACGAGCTCGCGGCGGACCCAGTCGGCGCTCAGCCGCGGGTCGTCGACGAGCAGCCCGCCGCCGGCGGCGACGACCTGGCGCGCGTTGAGCCGCTGCTCGCCGTTGCCGATCGGCAGCGGCACGTAGACGGCCGGCAGGCCGACGGCGGTCAGCTCGCAGACGGTGTTGGCACCCGAGCGGCACACGACGAGGTCGGCGGCCGCGTACGCCAGCTCCATGCGGTCGGCGTACTCGAGGACGACGTACGGCGCCCCGCCCGGCACCCGCGCGGGCGCGGGCACCGCCTTGCCGCGCCCGGTGACGTGCAGGACCTGGACGCCCGCGGCGGCGAGGTCGCCGCCGGCGGCCGCGAAGGCCTCGTTGAGGCGCTGCGCGCCGAGCGAGCCCCCGGTGACCAGCACGGTGGGCCACCCGTCCTCGAGCCCCAGCGCGGCCAGCGCCGCGGGGCGCTGCGCCGCGCGGTCCAGGCCGGTGATCTCCGGGCGCAGGGGCATCCCGAGGACCCGGGCGTGGGCCAGCCGCGTCTCGGGGAACGTCGTGGCGACGTACGGCGTCAGCCGCGCGCCGAGGCGGTTGGCGAGCCCGGGCGTCGAGTTCTGCTCGTGGACGACGATCGGCAGCCGGCGGCGGCGGGCAGCGAGGTAGGCGGGCGTGCTGACGTAGCCGCCGAAGCCGACGACGACCTGGGCGCCCGCCTCGTCGATGGCCCGGCCGGCCGCGGCGACCGCCCCCTGCAGCGCCCCGGGCAGGCGGGCGAGGTCGGCGCTCGGCCGGCGCGGCATGGCGACCTTGGGCACCGTGGCGAGGGGGTAGCCGCGCTCGGGGACGATCCGCGCCTCGAGCCCGGTCGACGTCCCGAGGGCGGTGACCCGGACGCCTGGGTCGCGGCGGCGCAGCGCGTCGGCGAGGGCCAGCAGCGGCGAGACGTGGCCGGCCGACCCCCCGCCGGCCAGCAGCACCGACGAGGGACCCGGGGAGGACGCGCTCACGGTGTGCGCCGGTGCCGGCGGCTCGGCAGGACGGAGAGCGAGCTGCGCACGAGGCTCGGGCGCTCGGCCAGCAGCTCGCGCGCGCCGGGCTCGTTGCGCGCGAAGGCGAGCAGCATCCCGAGCGCGGCGAGGGTCATGACGAGGGCCGACCCGCCGGAGGAGACGAGCGGCAGCGGGATGCCGATGACCGGGAGCAGACCGATGACGACGCCGATGTTGATGAGGGCCTGGACGAGGATCCACACCATGACCCCGGCGCTGGCGACGCGCACGAACGGGTCGGTGGAGCGCACGACGAGCCGGTAGCAGGCCCAGGCGAGCACGCCGAAGAGGGCGAGGACGACGAGCGTGCCCGGCAGCCCGAGCTCCTCGCCGATGATCGCGAAGATGAAGTCGTTGTGGGCCTCGGGCAGCCAGCTCCACTTCTCCTTGCTGGCGCCGAGGCCGACGCCCCACCAGCCGCCGTCGGCGAGCGCGTAGAGCCCGTGGACGGTCTGGTAGCAGGAGGCGGCCTCGTCGGAGGTGCAGTGCCCGCCGAGGTAGGCCTGGACCCGCGCCATCCGGTTGCCGCTCGTCGTGACGAGCGCGACGACGGCGAGCGCGGCGACGACGGCGGCGACCCCGAAGAAGCGTCCGGGCACCCCGGCCGTGAAGAGCACCGCCCCGACGATCGCGACGAGGACGAGGGTGGTGCCGAGGTCGCCGCCCTTGAGGACGAGCCCGAGGCCGACCAGCACGCAGGGCACGAGGAACGGCACGAGGACGTGCAGGGGCCGGTCCAGCAGCCGCTGCTTCTTCGACAGCACGACGGCGCCGAGCAGGACGAGCGCGAGCTTGAGGATCTCCGACGGCTGCACCGTGACCGGCCCCAGCCTGATCCAGTTGCGGTTGCCGAGGACGGTGACGCCGAGACCGGTGAAGGTCAGCAGCTGCAGCGCGATCGCCGTCGCGAACGCGGGCACGGCGAGCCGCCGGAACCACCGCACGGGCAGGTGCGCCGCCACGGCCGCGACGACGACGCCGAGCACGGCGAACATCGCCTGGTTGGCGAAGTCGGAGAAGGCCGAGCCGCCGGCCTCGATCGAGGTGACGGTCGAGGCGGACAGCACCATGACGAGCCCGAAGACGACGAGCAGCGCGGTGGTGCCGAGCAGGACGTAGTACGTCGTCACCGGCGACTCGAGGCGCGCCGCGGCACCGCGCAGCCCGCCCGCGGTCGCATCACCCCGGGTGTCGCGGGGACGGCGCCCCGCCGGGACCGGGGCGCCGGCGGCGGTCACGCCCCGCCCTCGCGGCGGGTGCGGTGCCGGGCCACGGCGGCGGCGAAGGCGTCGCCGCGCGCGCCGTAGTCGGTGAACATGTCCATCGAGGCGGCGGCCGGGGCGAGCAGCACGACGTCACCGGGGTGCGCGAGTCCCGCCGCCCGCTCG includes these proteins:
- a CDS encoding polyphenol oxidase family protein translates to MPGVRPPVPLRGERVVAPGVEGAWGYRWGFTTRRGGVSAPPYDALNLGGAVGDDPAAVAANRSAVAATYDVPPPRLIFMAQCHGTRVVRVDGPWEGDPPACDAVVTTRGDVALAALVADCTPVLLVDPVAGVAAAVHAGRPGMTDGVVGETVGALRDLGARDLRAVVGPAVCGRCYEVPQEMVAAAARRSPVSATVSWTGTPAVDVAAGVVDQLVRAGVAVDWVPGCAREDPDLYSYRGDGLTGRSAGVVRLLAPTSPEPGGTS
- the ftsZ gene encoding cell division protein FtsZ — protein: MAADPHNYLAVIKVVGIGGGGVNAINRMIDVGLKGVEFIAINTDAQALLMSDADVKLDVGREATRGLGAGADPEVGRRAAEDHQEEIEEVLKGADMVFVTAGEGGGTGTGGAPVVARIARNLGALTIGVVTRPFTFEGRRRANQAESGIASLREEVDTLIVIPNDRLLSISDRNVSMMDAFRSADQVLLSGVQGITDLITTPGLINLDFADVKSVMQGAGSALMGIGSARGDDRAVQAAELAISSPLLEASIDGAHGVLLSISGGSDLGLFEINEAARLVQEAAHPEANIIFGTVIDDALGDEVRVTVIAAGFDGGGPTKRNDGALGTIQGTPAPRSTSPSGPAGQPAPTAPTGGPAAPRPSFQQAAPQPSYQQAPAQAAPQQSPQQSPQQTPQPAPAQQPAPAQQPAQSPPRTVTFEDGDDLDVPDFLK
- a CDS encoding cell division protein FtsQ/DivIB; translation: MSVRTTRRTPSGTGGDGPGAGRRTAGRAARGVASSRARFERRTARARRRPWRLAGWGLLVLAVLLGLVWLLALGPVLAVREVRVTGLTDAGETAAVLAAADVPDGTPLARVDTAGAARRVGEIATVASVEVTRSWPGTVTVAVTRKTPALAVRLPDGTLRVVDTTGSPYEQVAAVPAGVPLVTSSSASPDPQGLRAAAGVLQVLPADLRRQVTGMTVASADAVSFQLGDVTVRWGGPADGPKKARVLQILLGTKPATVDVSAPDTPTTT
- the murC gene encoding UDP-N-acetylmuramate--L-alanine ligase; protein product: MTLPATRFDFTAPVPPAADLGRVHFIAIGGAGMSGVARVMLTSGVPVSGSDARGSALLTALEHEGAQVWVGHDASHVDGADTVVVSSAVRDGNVELAAARERGLRVLHRAQGLASTMVGARGVAVAGANGKTTTTSLLVVALQAGSLDPSFALGGELTALGTNAHRGTGDVFVVEADESDGSFLCYRPQVAVVTSVQADHLDFYGDLATVEEAYRAFVDTIASDGLLVACVDDPGARALAEHARGRGLRVVGYGEAPDADLRVTDVRHDGLASRATLTLDGRSSPLVLAVPGHHNVLNAAGAYGAAVAGLGEDPAVVLAGLASFAGTRRRFEPRGTAAGVQVVDDYAHNPGKLAAVVTTGRRLVDEARERGGTARLVVVFQPHLYSRTRDFAAELGAALVPADAVVLMDVYAAREDPVPGVSGALVADAVGHAAARAGQPGPQVVYEPSWVHVAPLVVELVRPGDLVLTVGAGDVTMVGPEVLLALAEREPRDGTAPSDEAGEGSA
- the murG gene encoding undecaprenyldiphospho-muramoylpentapeptide beta-N-acetylglucosaminyltransferase; the protein is MSASSPGPSSVLLAGGGSAGHVSPLLALADALRRRDPGVRVTALGTSTGLEARIVPERGYPLATVPKVAMPRRPSADLARLPGALQGAVAAAGRAIDEAGAQVVVGFGGYVSTPAYLAARRRRLPIVVHEQNSTPGLANRLGARLTPYVATTFPETRLAHARVLGMPLRPEITGLDRAAQRPAALAALGLEDGWPTVLVTGGSLGAQRLNEAFAAAGGDLAAAGVQVLHVTGRGKAVPAPARVPGGAPYVVLEYADRMELAYAAADLVVCRSGANTVCELTAVGLPAVYVPLPIGNGEQRLNARQVVAAGGGLLVDDPRLSADWVRRELVPLAGDAGRVAAMAAAAASVGRRGADDALADLVHEAFAGGRS
- the ftsW gene encoding putative lipid II flippase FtsW, whose amino-acid sequence is MTAAGAPVPAGRRPRDTRGDATAGGLRGAAARLESPVTTYYVLLGTTALLVVFGLVMVLSASTVTSIEAGGSAFSDFANQAMFAVLGVVVAAVAAHLPVRWFRRLAVPAFATAIALQLLTFTGLGVTVLGNRNWIRLGPVTVQPSEILKLALVLLGAVVLSKKQRLLDRPLHVLVPFLVPCVLVGLGLVLKGGDLGTTLVLVAIVGAVLFTAGVPGRFFGVAAVVAALAVVALVTTSGNRMARVQAYLGGHCTSDEAASCYQTVHGLYALADGGWWGVGLGASKEKWSWLPEAHNDFIFAIIGEELGLPGTLVVLALFGVLAWACYRLVVRSTDPFVRVASAGVMVWILVQALINIGVVIGLLPVIGIPLPLVSSGGSALVMTLAALGMLLAFARNEPGARELLAERPSLVRSSLSVLPSRRHRRTP